From one Amycolatopsis sp. FDAARGOS 1241 genomic stretch:
- a CDS encoding VOC family protein — translation MTTEDVRRIDMKVEVLVLPVGDVERAKEFYERLGWRLDPTPPGVVQFTPPGSACSVQFGEGLTDAEPGSAKGYLVVADIVAARDALLAAGVEVGEIFHDGPGGREAGLDPDRGTYRSRTTFADPDGNQWLLREITSRLPGRVDPAEATFSSAGDLAAALRRAEAAHGEHEKRTGERDVNWPDWYAEYMVAERTGTELPT, via the coding sequence ATGACCACTGAGGACGTGCGGCGCATCGACATGAAGGTCGAGGTGCTGGTGCTTCCCGTCGGCGACGTGGAGCGCGCGAAGGAGTTCTACGAGCGGCTCGGGTGGCGGCTGGACCCGACCCCGCCCGGGGTCGTGCAGTTCACGCCGCCCGGGTCGGCGTGTTCGGTGCAGTTCGGGGAGGGGCTGACGGACGCCGAGCCCGGCTCGGCCAAGGGGTACCTGGTCGTCGCGGACATCGTGGCGGCGCGGGACGCGCTGCTGGCCGCCGGGGTCGAGGTGGGGGAGATCTTCCACGACGGACCCGGTGGGCGCGAGGCCGGCCTCGATCCGGACCGGGGGACGTACCGGTCACGCACGACGTTCGCCGATCCGGACGGCAACCAGTGGCTGCTGCGGGAGATCACGAGCCGCCTGCCGGGGCGGGTGGACCCGGCGGAGGCGACGTTCTCCTCGGCCGGCGACCTGGCCGCCGCGCTGCGCCGGGCGGAGGCCGCCCACGGTGAGCACGAGAAGCGCACCGGCGAGCGCGACGTGAACTGGCCCGACTGGTACGCCGAGTACATGGTCGCCGAACGGACCGGCACGGAACTGCCGACCTGA
- a CDS encoding carboxymuconolactone decarboxylase family protein, with protein sequence MTDDRSNEMTDATVRNRRADSSANENLAKLARHGADSFGYQAELRIDRRLAELLRLRVSQLNNCVYCLNLHYEAARAAGIPRLVIDTLTAWWETDFHDDAARAALAYTEALTRVADATIADGFGARHDTLAEHFSPEEILEIIGIVINMNVWTRLKLAEGAVPHLTGQAN encoded by the coding sequence GTGACCGACGACAGGAGTAACGAGATGACCGACGCGACCGTTCGCAACCGGCGGGCCGACAGCTCAGCCAACGAGAACCTCGCCAAACTGGCTCGCCACGGCGCTGACAGCTTCGGTTACCAAGCCGAGTTGCGCATCGACCGCAGGCTTGCCGAGCTCCTGCGCCTGAGGGTTTCTCAGCTCAACAACTGCGTCTATTGCCTGAACCTCCACTACGAGGCAGCACGCGCCGCCGGCATCCCCCGACTGGTCATCGACACCTTGACGGCCTGGTGGGAAACCGACTTCCACGACGACGCGGCCCGCGCCGCCCTCGCCTACACCGAGGCGCTCACACGCGTCGCGGACGCGACCATCGCCGACGGTTTCGGTGCCCGGCACGACACTCTCGCCGAACATTTTTCGCCCGAGGAGATCCTCGAGATCATCGGGATCGTCATCAACATGAACGTGTGGACCCGGCTCAAACTGGCCGAAGGAGCCGTTCCGCACCTGACCGGGCAAGCGAACTAG